acctactcctagcacaagcctgacgattggagaggaaaggggaatattagtcatttaacatggctaatattcttctaaaaaaaaaatatatatatcttGGTAAAAAATAGTCTCGCGattggcagctaaagtcacgaggtttgacagctctaaattaaatttaaaactgtcaaactgtatccttttcatattacattagtaagaaaaggatgtgaatactctaaaattaaggTGTACTCCATTATCTAACACCTTGTAGTACATAGTAGCCAGCCATAATAATGCTCTAATAAACAGTGCAGTCGCGGCGGTCGGTTCAAAACAAGCCAAGTTGGCGAACTACGATCAAAGTGCCGCTAAATTGAAAACATCGTATAAAAACGAGATTTCAGTCGCTTCATTTCCATTTATATGGGCTAACTTGGCAGTGGCATCCACCAAAGAAACAAGGCTTCCTACAAACGcccagcgctttccatacaaacgtagttacattgacttatatattaaatcgtatggacagggttactgaacaaacaaaatgacaccGACTCAGTGGTACTTTAGCAccatgcaacctcagtgacgtctgaatttcaaacgggtctttcattagtatctaagaggtggcgctgatttatttggttcataaaccgtgaaaaattttgttcgcttgaccatattatcttgtcattcATATCGATGCGTATTAGGTTTTATTTaaagacacgttctagaaacgaATATccggtttgccagatttccgtaaaaatgtgtagtttgaAGGGctcaaagatttttatttaaatcattcaGCCCGTTTAAGTtttaaactacacatttttaacaGAAATCAAGAAAACCACAGATCTCCCTAACGTGTGTATtaaacaaaatttcattaaatgTTTCACGAGTTTTTGACACATTATTATGATAGCCAAACTATGTTTTTTTGGAATGAACTAAGAAGAATATTGCCATGACACTGCGACGACTGACGGATAACCTATCGTCAAATGCGATAGCTGATGATTGCATTACAAAACCccagataaaaattaaaaactctctGCTAATCCTGTCGACTAACGATTACGTAGTTGATTGATACAAATCCTATAGTCTGATGAGTTTAATGGATGCCTAAAATATATTCCGGGGTATTCTTTATGTCCCTAACCTGTAGGTTAGGGAGAATATTGTGGTACCACCACACGTGATTCGCCACAATATTCTCTAACTTGAAAACCATCCATGGCTTTAATTAAACATGAAATTTCTTTTACCAACGATAGATATATTATGGCCTCACAAAATAGTAGTTTGAAATTGAATTTGCTCTTTGAAAGTTagctttttaatttacaaaaaataagatGTCTCTTTAGTTAATTACTAAACGTTGGACTTTAAATTGGAAAGCAAAGAAAGCGTTTCTTGTTTTATCTCGTTTGCTATCATCCTAAAGCCGTAACGTTGTTCTACACTTGACAATGAATAGATAAACTTACAATTGAAACACTCGTAGTCGGGACAGTGGctttctaaaaataaaagtagtttTTGTACATAAAACTTCATTGAATTGTAAAAGCTGAACTATTGaattaatcatttaaaaaattaattcaaaagttctatcataaaatgTGAATAAATCATTGATTTTCAGTTAATAGAGACTGAAActgaaaggttttttttattcaaataaacttttgaaaCGTCAACAGCCTTAACCACTCGTTCGGGttgcctttcctaccaagaaaAACCAGCTAATAGATAGACATCTTCTAGACAAACACACTCCGTCTTAGGCTGCAATCATCACTTCCCAGCAGGTCGGATTATACCTAAATAGTTGAAAAAAGATTCGTTTAGACAAAAATATGAAGGTCCCGGTAAAAATATTACATGGTGCATAGTTTGAAGTTAGAACATAGCGTACAAATTACAAGATTTACGGCATTGTTTATACGGAAACCACGACAAATAAATACTGAAAGTTCGCGCACGGAAGCAACAGCAATAGCATAGGACAAGTTGCGCCTCACGGCCGAAGCGCCGCGCGCCGCACCGCCGAGTGCGGGGGCGTAGTTCAGGCATAAATCGCCGCAAATTGACAACGCAACACACTAACGAGGATATAATGCACCAACTTTCAGCGAGCACTTACGCGAATTGTGCCAGCGTATGGACCTTTTATTCTTCATGCTATCCTAGTACCTATCGGATTTTTATTGCTTCTGCTTTTACGTTTTCTTTCTCAGAGTTTTCTCTACTTATTAGTTGTTTATTTTTCTATTGCTCTTGGTTTGGAAACTTAttcatacttctatactaatataaaaaaatgcgaaagtgtgtctttctgtttgtctgctagcctttcacggcccatccgttcaaccgattttgacgaaatttggtacagcttgcatcccgggaaaggacataccgcgacttcatacgcgtggatataggtttttaaagatcccgtgggaactctttgattttccgggataaaaagtaggtagcctatgtatgtatgtagtgttaaactatacccatgcaaaacatcacgtcaatccgttgctccgttgcgacatgatttcCGTAGTAAATTCCAATTTATTACGGaacttaaaacgcaccgcaactagTTACTagccgcatatatgcgcgcccTCTCGTCTAGGTACAAAATCTAATCTTTACCCATGTGTGTATTTTCATGTCCAGCGCCATCTAGAATGAGCTGTTTGAACTACGTATTATAGAAGATAGAAGCTTTTCTTTTCGTTGTTGAAAAGGTTTAAAGAAACTTTGTCAGATGGAGTTGTCCTCATTTTTTTATGTACACTAtatatctacatctacacttatataatattaatattataaagaggaaaactttgtttgtttgtttgtaatattataaagaggaaaactttgtttgtttgtttgtttgtttgtactgaataggctcaaaaactactggaccgattttaaaaattctttcaccattcgaaagctacattatccacgagtaacataggctatattttattttggaaaaaaatagggttccgtaagatatttgggtttttcggacacaaggtgtaaaaaatcaaccagaaaagttacttattttgcgtacgctgcctaaactataaaagatagaaccataaaatgttctaattaattgtagatcttataaatatctacaaaaaagtccgcgacacactatacccatctatgtcgagtgaggcacagcaaccatttttttatttaaaaatcttgaattttttttggactacatttaaacgcgtttattttactcatgctattaatccttatcaaaataaatgatttcatcactaagggccggttgtttcaaaccattggtcttcgtaagattcgttcgttaaaatttaacagacgtaacagactttaacatctgttaatttaagtgcgttgcttcattgtacaaaaaactgttcgtcattgttattttggttgcgaaactaaccctaaaaattaacttacttctccgtatcctttttttatttcattttaagtatattaaattatataaatagttattaatattgctacttcgcattttaaacactttttctttcttacaaactctctttcatcttctaaaaaactaccattaaaagctttgaattaaattgattccattataatttgtaaataaaatattacgtttgtaagaagtatgaagttacgaactgatttgacgatcaccaatggcgccagcaccggttaacgtaaacgtaactttttaacgaacgttagcgctaatagatgctgaatcaacgctttttctttacttacgttcgttagcgccatatttaaaggttacgtgtccgtcaaagtttgttgaaacaaccggccctaagaacagtttatggagataatatttggtctttgaatgattaaaattggacgtttggttttgaagttatggcgaaattaaaatattacgatttctgctgcacggcccgatgtcgttaagtttgtttgtagggggtaatctttagaactactgaaccgattttaaaaattctttcaccagtagaaagctacattattcctgagtgacataggctatacgggatctttaaaaacctaaatctacgcgggcgaagccgcggggatcagctagttagctATTATAGTGACTAATTCGTGactaatattatgaacaaaATATGGTTCTTATGAGAAATCCGGCAAATCACATTCAATTTACATATGTTACATTACACTGAGTCACCTAAAATGTTGCAAAttgataataggtaggtatttcaattATTAGTTTTTTAGTCAGGactcaggtaggtaggtaatctttCACATAGTTACGAAACTAGTCCGACCTATATCTAAGCTTTGCCAGATTAGATTTGCCCAGCCaagcttcgctcgggtgaattttctgaaaatccttccTTAATGGGAAGCTGAACCTAGTGCAAACTTTCAAGTTTTTAGACCCAGCTTTAAGCTGTAggtgcaaaaaaaattattcaaaatacctaggtaataaattagactttttgattgtcagttgttggatttgtaagatatagtggtgataattattacgcaaacttaaaactaaacgagggttccaaacgcgcccaggtctgagaagagcacaCAATATAACAATGTACCCAAATTGGTAGATGGCACCTAcggtagccggcaagaaatattgtacatcgacctttagaatgagatttcggctttgtagaacgttgtcttgtctctgttactcacacctatgtgacgttttgacgacatcaaacgtgtcacagggagccgctagataggcggcgcaagaccgtgtgtgcagaagtccctacaagagacctatgtccagcactggacgtctatcggttgataatataATGATCTTCGTAGAAATTGGTTTCATATTTTGTACCTCCTACCTATCAGGATACAGGCATTAACTTCATTAAAAAGCATCATTAAAGTCAATTCCGCGATGATTCTACACTCGAATGTATCCGGCTATAACAACTGACAAAACCTACCTTCGAGTCACTCGACAGCTCAACATGCTTAACAATATGGAAGAATTCGTCTGTCTCTAGACTAAgaaagtacttaggtaggtatacttacctaatgtGACTCTTATAATCATTGGTGATTAATTGATCACTGGTGATCTTCCTTACCTTCAACCTTCCCTCTGAGTGAGCTTTAATAAGCTGTTCGCGTCTTTCCGagctcttcttcttccttaccttatcccacgctacgtggggtcggcacaacatgtatttttcttccactcacttctgtcatccgtcaacgtattatccacctcttttacacgcatatcctcttttctttggtcgtcctctcctcttttttccttccacatgcatatttaacattcttttagtgacatggctttcttccctccgcattatatgcccataccatgccagcctattctACCCCTCATactttctaccactggcgctactttcaaacttccccttatatattcattccttatcttatccacCCTTGTCACACCACATATCTCGTCTTTCATCtgtcccttttaccgcccaacattctgaaccatacacGTCTTTCCTAGCTATGAGACCGAAAGTAACTACTGAAGTGTTTTCCATAGACAAAGATGGTCGATAGCAGAGTTGTTACGCCTGGTTGGTTCACGTTTTCCATCTTACTTTATGTAGTTGTGACAAGGCTGCTGACTGCAAGAGAGTAAATACCTTCGAGATGTGGTGCCTAGAGGCAAATGCTGAACATTGCCTGGACTGAGCATTGAAGCAACGTAAAAAAAATCGACTGATATGCGTCCCTcaaagaaataatatttatattccgtacctactcgtactatAGCGACATGCCCACGGCTTGCTCCTgtgagaatttcgaaaaatccgacCTTATACCTTATCTAAGTACATTACCTATAAAAAAGCTGTGTGCAAAGTTTCAATTTTCTAGGACCAAGGATTTGGGCTGAGCGTTGAtgaatcagtgagtgagtcaggacttttctttttgctGTAGGAGATCAAATGACAAACAGAACCGCGTGTAGGCCTATTGTTTTATCATAATAAACCCGCGGTCAGCATGGCGATGCATTATTCAATTAGACTGATAACACTTGAGGGTATTACcgctaataaaattgtaatgtcTTGCTTCCGAGACGCGTGGGCACACTCCAGCGACCCCAGCCTAACCCTAACATCTTTGAAAAGAGAGGAACAGATCACATGATACGTCTTATTGAACAGGGggtattcaaggggcggaccaacaaattcctgaaaggccggcaacgcattggcggtttctCTGGTGTTGTtcatgttcatgggcggcggtaatctcttaacatcaggtgacccgccagctCGTTTGTCGACTCGTATTACGACTTACGACCCGTAAGTCGTAACACGAGTTGCTATGTAAGTTAGTAAGTTACGACGCGACGTAATCAGATGTAAATCAGCTAGCACTGCGCTGCGGCTTAAAATTTAATAGATGCCTCTTTCTATCGTGCTTTGACTCTCCTCTATCTCTTTCTCCCTCTCTCTCTCATAAAAGATAGAGTTACACGAGAGCCGTCGAAAGGCCGCGCCGCTTCCCTATCCCTCCTAGAATATAAGCGCAAAATAGAGAAGTTCCGAGTTCCGACTCACTCACTAACTCATCAATGCCCAGACCAAcctcttggacctagaaagctgcaATCTTGCACAGAGGTTCCTTTTTTATTGTAACAATAAAGCGTCCAGATCATTCCATTTTCATTTCaagaagaatataatatattgtttgtcaaaatcagtGAGCGGAAacaagagtaggtaggtacaatgtcgGCTTGTATCCAAGTAAGCAGTTATTCAACAGATTAGATCAATCTAGCTCGCGAAATTGATGACACATTTTGTGTGTAATTTTACAAGGAGCCGGCACCTTCAACCCTCCGCTGCTCTCTGTAGCCATGTTACATTTCTCatgaattttgtttgtttctaaACTAGTTAAGTGTACTAGTTACACGTTatattaactaggtacttagttaattaTACGTCATATTAACTTATAGCAAAGGACGCGAATATTGAATATCTTCCGAAATTCATACTACTTATATATCCATGAATTTCGGATACTTACTTGTCTAAGTttgaacagttttttttttaaagaatattagccatgttaaatgactaatattcccctttcctctccaactaagcgtgaggcttgtgctaggagtaggtacgacaatagcgcaacgggcggggtttgaaacgtcgacctttcggttttcagtccaaaGCAGTCCAGTCCAAGTCCAGTCCTccttttaccggttgagctattgaggcttccaGTTTCCATCCACTTTAATCTACAAAACACTAACCTATTTAAATCAGTACTtaagttagtaattattataaaataatggatTAGACACGATACCTATGGATAATGATTCGGAAACTGATCATAAATAGACTGAATTTTCAAGATAAAACTTTATCAAGTATCTCGGCCTCAATTATTTGACATATCAATGTAACAAAATGTATCAAGGGTCTCGGAGACATTACAAAATTCCACTCAATTCTCATAAAAGTTAATTTAATCCTGACAATTATGATGACTGGAGCACTCCAGAACTAATTGCTCAAAAGATATCCGCCCAAATTAAATACCACCCCTGTCCCCTAGCGAAAACCTAATTACACGTTTGTCTATCAATTTGTTAGAATCGAGAAAAAAATCCCCTTAAACTTAATCCCGAGGGATCCGTTGAACGGTTAAGTGTTGGAGTTTAATAAACTGTTTAATTAAGGACGCGTCAGATCGGCAGGGAACAGTGTCGTGCGCGCGCGCGTCCAGACGCCATGCTGGTGATTGCGCTCGTGTTTCTAACGAGCATCTTCGCTGAGGCACGGCCTTTCAACATTACCCACCTCATAGTCCCCGAAATCGTACCCCCCGGGCTAGAAGACGTCGAAATCGAGTGCAGATACGACGCCAACTTCACTTTACTCAACTGGTTTAAAGGCTCCAATGAATTTTTCCGGTACAAGCCTGGATCAGCACCGAGCACGAGATCCTTTCCTATCCTCGGAGTTGGGAGAGTCGAACTCGTCGCCTGCGGACCGACAGCTTGCCGCCTCAAACTAGGCGCATTGACGGAAGACGCTACTGGATTGTACAGATGTGATATCGAAAGAGATGTACCGCCTTACAGATTTGCTACCCGAAAAGCGTATATGGAAGTTCACGGGCATGTGCATAGGAAACCGATCCTCGACGGGTTAGCTGAAGAATTCGGAGAAGGGGACGACATGAAGGCATACTGTAGAGGAGCTCCAGATACCGAACTGCGCTGGTATATAAATGGTAGGGAACTAGAAGAATTGAGAGGTTCAACAGTTTTGAAGAAGACAAGTTCGAGATTACTATTCCTTGGTATACCACCGATGGTTACCGTACAGTGCGCTGAATACAAATTTGGTAAATTGTTCGGGTCGAACCAAGAAAAGGCACGATGGAAAGACCATGGAGGTCAGGATGAAAGGCCGCAAGAACAAAGAAATAAATCAAATATAATTAAAGTGCATTCCATACTTGTTTGTATTAGTTTGTATTTGTTGATGTTgtgaaatattttgtttgtgATAATGGTAAAAGGTGATAAGATTAAGAAAAGCAAAGTAATGACATCAGTTCCTCGAAAGAAAGTTTATTGTGCTTTATAATGCTAAAGatgtaattatatttttgcaCGTGAATAAGAGAAATAATATCTATaaggtataataaaaattatttataaaaattatagctttttctctgtaatttttttgttcacAGAAGAAACAAGAACTTGTTTGTTTGATAACAAAACAATTCGatctgaaattaacattttaaaatttcttatttcagtagatacctacctaaaaacataaagctaaccttatctaattactatacaaatcatgtcctcgtggaatggtgccaagaatactggctgcatttccgcactggacagccaggctaatCCTTTGCGCaagaaatgagccagcccttctgtcaccagatgaggctattaatcgc
This genomic window from Maniola hyperantus chromosome 5, iAphHyp1.2, whole genome shotgun sequence contains:
- the LOC117982051 gene encoding uncharacterized protein, whose protein sequence is MLVIALVFLTSIFAEARPFNITHLIVPEIVPPGLEDVEIECRYDANFTLLNWFKGSNEFFRYKPGSAPSTRSFPILGVGRVELVACGPTACRLKLGALTEDATGLYRCDIERDVPPYRFATRKAYMEVHGHVHRKPILDGLAEEFGEGDDMKAYCRGAPDTELRWYINGRELEELRGSTVLKKTSSRLLFLGIPPMVTVQCAEYKFGKLFGSNQEKARWKDHGGQDERPQEQRNKSNIIKVHSILVCISLYLLML